One Candidatus Palauibacter soopunensis DNA window includes the following coding sequences:
- the glp gene encoding gephyrin-like molybdotransferase Glp has protein sequence MSDADWISFDEALALVLDAVSPLETERVPISAALGRALAHDVEAVAPHPPWDNSAMDGFAVRIDEVRGARPDRPVVLPISDDIPAGAFPRGPLEPGSVARVMTGAPVPEGATGVVRVEHTDGGPDGRVSIFDDADGERHIRFLGEDVKAGDTMVERGEELGAAAVALLATAGLEQVDVGRRPRVGVLANGDELADFDEFDEVRARRRIMNSNGYALAAQLADSGAEPAPLGIARDDPDDLHRSLARAESCDAIVSAAGVSVGEHDYVKQVLDELGFERSFWRVRMRPGSAAVFGLLGGRPFWGVPGNPASALVTYETLVRPAIRKMAGFARPCRRSLRCVAAHDLRGPRDVLSFLRVLIGSAASGVLTARLSGPQGSGNLGSMLADGLLAIPVGTDAISAGDPVDVIPLREWASPA, from the coding sequence ATGAGTGATGCGGACTGGATCTCCTTCGACGAGGCCCTCGCTCTCGTGCTGGACGCCGTGTCGCCGCTGGAGACGGAACGGGTTCCGATCTCCGCCGCTCTCGGCCGCGCACTCGCACACGACGTGGAAGCCGTCGCCCCGCACCCGCCGTGGGACAACAGCGCCATGGACGGATTCGCCGTGCGAATCGACGAGGTTCGCGGCGCGAGGCCGGACCGTCCGGTGGTCCTCCCGATCTCCGACGACATCCCGGCCGGCGCCTTTCCGCGGGGACCGCTGGAGCCCGGCTCCGTGGCGCGCGTGATGACCGGGGCGCCGGTGCCGGAGGGCGCTACGGGCGTCGTCCGCGTGGAGCACACGGACGGCGGTCCGGACGGGCGCGTGAGCATATTCGACGATGCGGACGGGGAGCGGCACATCCGTTTCCTTGGGGAGGATGTGAAGGCGGGCGACACGATGGTGGAGCGCGGCGAGGAACTCGGGGCGGCGGCGGTGGCGCTGCTCGCGACGGCCGGTCTCGAGCAGGTGGACGTGGGCCGGCGACCCCGCGTCGGCGTGCTCGCGAACGGAGACGAACTCGCGGATTTCGATGAATTCGACGAGGTGCGGGCCAGGCGGAGGATCATGAACTCGAACGGGTACGCGCTGGCCGCCCAGCTCGCGGATTCCGGGGCGGAGCCCGCGCCCCTCGGCATCGCCCGGGATGACCCCGACGACCTGCACCGCTCTCTCGCGCGGGCCGAATCCTGCGACGCGATCGTCTCCGCGGCTGGCGTGAGCGTCGGCGAACACGACTACGTAAAGCAGGTACTCGACGAACTCGGCTTCGAACGATCCTTCTGGCGCGTGCGGATGCGCCCCGGCAGCGCCGCCGTCTTCGGGCTGCTCGGCGGCCGGCCGTTCTGGGGCGTCCCGGGCAATCCGGCCTCGGCGCTCGTCACCTACGAAACGCTTGTGAGACCGGCGATCCGCAAGATGGCGGGGTTCGCGCGCCCCTGCCGGCGATCGCTGCGGTGCGTCGCGGCCCACGACCTGCGCGGCCCCCGGGATGTGCTCTCGTTCCTGCGCGTGCTCATCGGATCCGCCGCGTCCGGCGTCCTCACGGCTCGCCTGAGCGGTCCGCAGGGTTCGGGCAACCTGGGGTCCATGCTGGCCGACGGGCTGCTC